The Amblyomma americanum isolate KBUSLIRL-KWMA chromosome 11, ASM5285725v1, whole genome shotgun sequence genome includes the window ATGCAGACAAACGGTGTTATAGATGGCGAACGTTTGTCGGAAGGGATGGCATGCATGGTAGGTGGAATTTAACGTCACAGAGTTACGCGTGGCCTGTGtgcgatttttaacgtgcactaacgtcgcGCTGAACGCTGGCTTGTATACATTTCGCcctcatcgaaatgcggcagccgcgtTCGGGAACCGATTCCACAACCTGGGATTCGGCAGCCGACGGCCGAAGCCACAGAAACAGCGTGGAGAATCATTTGCCGTAGCGATAATTTTGTGGCAACAAAATGGAAGCTGTAGATGATTTAATTGAGCGGACATCGTGGGCACCGTGATGGAGCGCCGGCTGGCCGTATGCCTTCCAGTGTGCAGGCCGGAGCAGGTGGCAGTGGATACATGGGAGAAATAAATAGGTCTTCGCCGTGCTCCTCTCCAACATGACTGCCACTGTGACGTCAGTGCTAACCGTATACCTTGTATGTATTTACAGTACTGTCGATCGGCAGCTCGTGCCTTAAAGCTGGGCTTGGTTTCTCGTTTCTTTTGATACCGCACGGCGGTTAGTCGCAATTCGACATGCGACAGTTGCGAGCCAGTCGTCAACCTTATGTCTGAGACTCTGAGTTGCAGCTTATTCGGGTGCGCGAGCCGTGGTTTCCACAGCACACTCAAATATAAGCGTTCCTCTTTTTGCTCGGAAACTCGAGGGACATGCTGGTTCGGCAAGATTTCTGTGCCCATAGACACGGCGCCGGCGCTCTTTGCGGTAAATTGGAGACAGACCGCCATTCCAACCTTAGCACGTGTTTTTCTCGCAGACGATGCTCCGACCCCTGGTGGCCGTGGCGCTGCACATCGCCCAGCTTCGCCAGTTCACCGGCCGCGGCAGGCCAACTGTCATCACGTGAACGCCGCCGTCAGTCATCCCGCCTCACCAAATGTGCCGCTGAAGCTGCCAAAAATGAGGGACACCGGCGCGCAGGGAACCAGCAGCAGTGCCTGTGTGTGCCCGCTCTTCTCCCTTCCTACACTCCTTTTAGAGGCAATAAAGTGTGGTTCTTGCTTTGGACACACGTACGCCTGGCCTGCCTGACTACCCCTGCAagtcaatggcgtcgaccgactgTCGTACGACGTCGTACTTAGGCCTCCAGTTGCACCCGCTGTAACAGGGCAGATTGTATGGCGCAGCATAAAGAGCAGTGCTCGTTGATGAGGCATACGCTGCAGTTCCAACTATTCCTTGGTGTTTCCGCTGACTGGGTATCAGCGTTACCAGAGGGGGTTTTGTGGCGTCCACTGTTCGTTCGGTAGACGCCATTTTTTCGGGCGTGCAGATTGCGCAGACCTGTGGTATGAGGGTTaatatgacatcctagtcgaaattcaAGAGGagaaaatgggcttgggcacagCATGTAatgtggcaaacaatgttttgtatctggaagcgcgggtgccgtctcacggcaaggtttcgccttttgacagtacaaacgtttttaaagttttgcgactcggagatcttcctagggcagcgagcggagttcatgggtgtcggatggtctcgccttcaaactcccaaaatctgtttcgttgaatctttgctgggcccactcaacgtgcgaatacctgaaattgtttcggtgcggtccatccccacaactgtgtctatcatctacgatgacatttatccatgtaatgcaaaattactgcctttctcatggttaaaaggtatgttgcagggttatttgtcgaccttcagctcatatgttgcaattgcgactgacggctcggtgtgtgcagaaaaggcaggtgtaggtatttactcccagtcccttgactggtctttttctctccgtctccaagatttcactcctatctatctggctgagtttctagcagtggttctcgctctgctcaaggtaccaatttctttatcagcagtaataataattacggactcgttatctttatgcacttccctctcggcgtccactgaatcgcagctctttcggatactaaaattcctgatccctccacacatcacatcaattcgatttctttgggttcctgggcacaggggtcttctattaaatgaatcagctgatgctttagcgaaggcagccctgagtggaccgattgttgacccgcttccaacaactgcttacatcacggcgacacgctttcgacggtacactgtaatgaacgaattgggcgcatcagcgcttacttccttggacgacttccagcacctactgttcccttggaaaagctcagtctggcgatcgcgcaatcttgaagtttccttcacgaggcttcgttgccgggtgccgcaactaaatttttacctctacaggcctggtctggcgatctccccattgtgtccgtattgtgcggagccggaaacaatagagcactttcttcttttttgccgtcgctactcatcgattaggagacGACTATtcgaagttccaatacagaatctcagtttgcgcctgtcttctgcggttgttctgtctcttggcgcttctatgcttggccatatcaatgggaatgtttgctctgccgttcaaaattatctcctagaatcaaaacgtctaccatcatgagctttcgtcctgcccatcccattatcagcttctgtatttcggtttttacaaccacttatagtaatccctaccccttctttgcctaaattttagtttgtatgaccccctaacctcctgcaaccacctcggctacggaaactgtgcgatccaaattttggtaggtcatcccatgcttgccacatgcaactggtcatttaaatagtcaccgcctggttatggccaatcccccttgtgggtatgtgccattgtgtgaggtcaacaacaacaataaaaataGCAGCAGAGCTAGCGGAGCTGCACTCTATAAAATTGCCGCCGCGCTCACTGCATGATTTCATCGCATCACTTTCATGCGCATACACTACTGCGCGTGCACAGCATCTCGATAATTCTCTGGCGCGTCGCGATATATGGCGTTTGCAGCTCTGCTTTCAAAATATTTCACACTCCAAATACGCAGTTCAAAATTACGCCCGACACCACATATCACGATTCGCGTCAGGGCTCCTATATATAGCTCCCAGACTTACCACTCGCACAGTCAGCGTCATCTCGGCACCCGCACACTCTCCGCCAGGCAACTCAGCCCATAACGCCGTCCAAAGATTAACATACCGGGCAGCGGGAGGCAGGATAAGCGGTTTTACCTTTTACAAGGATGTATTCTGGCCACGTAGCAAGACACTGTCCACAGGCCGTGGTGatcctgtccacgccactcatgaggtaagaaatgctttcgcattaaaaagaatgCTAACGCGTGAGAAAGGACGTGGTCatcctgtccacgccactcatgaggtaagaaatgcttccgcattaaaaaGAATGCTGACGCGTGAGAAAGGCCGTGGTGatcctgtccacgccactcatgaggtaagaaatgctttcgcattaaaaagaatgCTGACGCGTGAGAAAGGCCGTGGTGatcctgtccacgccactcatgaggtaagaaatgctttcgcattaaaaagaatgCTAACGCGTGAGAAAGGCCGTGGTGatcctgtccacgccactcatgaggtaagaaatgctttcgcattaaaaagaacGCTAACGCGTGAGAAAGGACGTGGTGATCcggtccacgccactcatgagctaagaaatgcttccgcattaaaaaGAATGCTCACGCGTGAAAAAGGACGTGGTGatcctgtccacgccactcatgaggtaagaaatgctttcgcattaaaaagaacGCTAACGCGTGAGAAAGGACGTGGTGatcctgtccacgccactcatgaggtaagAAATGCTTCGCATTAAAAAGAATGCTCACGCGTGAGAAAGGACGTGGTGatcctgtccacgccactcatgaggtaagaaatgctttcgcattaaaaagaatgCTAACGCGTGAGAAAGGCCGTGGTGatcctgtccacgccactcatgaggtaagaaatgcttccgcattaaaaaGAATGCTGACGCGTGAGAAAGGCCGTGGTGatcctgtccacgccactcatgaggtaagACATTAAAAAGAATGCTGACGCGTGAGAAAGGCCGTGGTGATCCTGTCCACGCCAGTCATGAGgtaagaaatgctttcgcattaaaaagactGCTAACGCGTGAGAAAGGCGTAAGCCCGCCCAGCTCACTTCGTGGACGCAGTCGCGCGCGTTGCGGTGTGATGTAACCCGATACCACGCAGCTAGGCATTCTTCCTATGTGTGGCTCTACGTATAGCCACCGCCGCATCCTTTCTGATCTGCGCATGGTCTTCGTGAAGGCACTCGCCGCCGTACCGCGACCCGCGCTCAGCGGGTACGCCTATATCACGCAATAGCTGGTGGTTTAATGCCATTAAttattaatgcccatatatatagaATTGTCATGTCTGTAGATTCCTGGGAGTCGTCATGCTATGTCTGGTGCAGCGACTGAGCATTAAAGTGGTGCCCCACTACGCTGGaatgggatggcaggtgctgctaccggTATAATTATACGATCCAGGCTGACCGGAGAAACCTCGCGCGACCAAAGAAAaatttttgggcaaaggaaatggcgcagtatctgtctcatatatcgttggacgcctgaacctcgccgtaagggaagggataaaggagagagttaaagaagaaaggtgccgtagtggagccctgtagtggaaggctccggaataatctcgaccacgcacatgggcgccttagcgtttcgtctttatcgaaacgcggtcgggttcgaacccggaactccggatcaatagccgagcgccctaaccactgagcctccacgGCGGGTCGACCAAaactgaaaactggtttttgaggaaagcaaatggagcagatatctcgcatatctcggtggacacccgaatcgcgccgcaagggaaatGATGAATTGGTGGTAGtgaaagaagtgccatagtggagggctccggaataatttcgaccacctggggatctttaacgtgttccccgccgcggtggctcagtggttagagcgcacggctactgatccggagtacccgggttcgaatccgaccgcggcggctgcgtttcgatggaggcgaaacgcaaaggcacgcgcccgtgtgctgtcagccgtgcatgttgttgttgttgttgccttggtcacatggaacatacccacgacgggggattggccagggttcagtggggagaccccatagaatagggtaaactggtgtcaagctaatgattgtgccttgggtgaaatttcagagtaatttaaaagaaaaggcagaaacaaaatatcgggagagaatatctgagaaggTGGGACCCAACTTCAAATGGGAATTTCTAGGGGTACTCTCCTCTCATGTGCAAAactccggcaagagagtaagaaatgctccgatgtctctacttcaccacaagccgcacaaaggtttgtgggactgaacgcgcatctacataagtaaatatttaaacggggaatcctgcaccgcatgagtgtcatcgctacctcagaCTGCCGGGTTTTAAAAgcacgagtcttccatgggtaaatgagatgttggtagtcgacagtagagagtaagggatcgttgcacgcggcggttataaactgaaaacgctgaaatcgagtcataccgaaaagaacaagatgttaaagatccccaggtggtcgaaattattccgaagacctccacttcttcttcctcttaaaacatggcacatacacacgcggGGAGATTGGCCAAgctgtagtggcataaacaaggaaattttcgtagctgattacgacaaaatttgagcaccaagcgtgaattttgaaaaatgtataaATAAAAATGACAGAACATTTTAAGTAAATTAACAGACATCATTTTGGTTTAGAAGAactagcaaatcaacctaccagttgcaattatgtaatcatggagaatcccacatATTGAACACAATGCAACtcctttggcgctcgcaccgaacgataagactggcagagataacgggtGACCTAGcatggagagagggacctccaggtaaatccatctctgaagtgcgaactttggacagtAGAGGTAACTTGATCAACTTCCCCGCATGCTTCACATAGGTTTGTCGATCGGTGTCGACCCACACCTGCAGATATAAATTCAagctgggaatcctgcaccgcaaccgcgtcattaaTACGTAACCTGGCTGGTATGTgctggaaccgctgaaacctggaaatcgccagcaggctgaaattcgggacgggatgtgtaaCTGAcgcgtcaagagccgacctttctAAGTAATCatccacctcatttgaatgaatacctgcatggcctgGGAttcccagacaaaacggacctcctCCAAAGTGCATGGAACAAAAAATCGAAGGAAATGGCTTAAAAAAATCTTTTTGTGAAGTTCCAATAGGGAGACTAAAACggacaatcagcgagaataataacgtgagacagatgacatgaaattttgtgcagggccatttgtgccctccactacggcacctctttcttctctcatcccttcccttttggcgcggtcaaggtgtccgccgagatgtgagaaagatactgtgccatttcctttctctgcCAAAacaccatttctttttctttaacgtgcactgacatcgcacagcacacaggagcctttgcgtttcgcctccatcgaaacgcggccgtcgcgggccgcggttcgaacccgggaactccagctcaaataattaatttaacggccacctTCCCGGTCGCATGAAGACGCTATCTTTCatgggtaccatcgagtgttgatacacatacacacatacgtGATTTCACCCAATGGGACAAGTGTAAAGCTTGCCTTAAAATTCCCCACCAAAACTGAGCCCTGCGGCCTGTATATCGGAAATTATGGTAGTCGCCATTCCCGCAGGAACAGCAGCTTCTACACTGCAAGCACAAATTGTCCCTATGGAAGCAGAAATTATGGGGGGCACCTAAGCAATGTGTGTGTAATGCGAGATGTGTAAATGCGAGAGCAATTGGAACTGGCTCACTGATTACAGGTATGCTGCGACGGGgacgccggcggcctattgctccaAGAGGGGTGATCGCGTCATCtttgtgccgcgtttctgccacaggtTTCTGATGACGACGAGGTTTTCGCACAATGAGCCAAGTAATGCCCTCCAATTAAAACGGGCTAAGCTGTCTGCCAGCTATCGCATTCACCTTTTATGGGCAGGGTATGCTTCCCAAGTCCCAGGGTAGACTGCTGTCACTAAATATACGGAGCTTAATTATTCTTGGCAACGGAAGCAATTCCAACCACAAAGCAATTAAaatgatgcagttagcaatggaagGAGGCTTTTAAAAGCGGAAAACCTGAGGTTATCAAATAGAGGCAGTTGAAACCTCACTTAAAATCTTTTTACTTTGCATGTTCTGTCGAGGGAATCTGTTTCTGCTGTTGCTAAccgtatttcgtatttttagtgatggaaatctgccccagggcttgggcagcataccccgCCCCTATTAGGAACTGCATTACAAGAGCGTTTACTTCCTTATAAGGTATTTTGCAAAGTGTCATGATGAACGCTTTCTGGTCGTGTCCAACAAAtgtcagtaaagctttgtagggggctagttggtcgtacatactgagactggggagcgctacaatcaagacaaagGGACAAcgccacataagaacaccacgagacacgagcgctcgtgtctcgtggtgttcctatgtggtgtcaCTTTGCCTTGAATTTAGCACTCCCCAGTCTCAGCCAACAAACTCATATAGCGCTGCATGGTGCTAATGGTACTGGCATGCTGCAACAcctttgtggagggctccagattaatttagacctccTAGGGCGATACCATTAGTGCTGCTACCTATGAAACTCACTCACGGGGACTGGGTTGGGTGCATGATTGTGCACATCACACATAAATGATCCGGAGTGCCCGAAACCGAAATCATTTGTCTCATGCAAGTCTTCGTCATCTGTCGGCTAATCTACGCGACTCCTTACCCAAGGCTCATAAAACCCTATATGAAAAACCTAGACATTACCATTCAGAAAGCTGTCAAGCATGCCTATAAGTCTCCCCATTTCTACATCCACATAACGGCTCCTTCATCTAGAACTCATTGAGGCCCACCTCACAGTAAAAAGGGTTTGCCTCTCCACCACCAAAACAGGCAGGCACATCCTCAAAAAACTCCATCTCGCAAACATGCACACCACCATGAACAGAGTGGACCTCCTCATACCATGATGCGATAAACTCATGACCATTCTGCCACCCGAAAATCTGCACCCAGTCTTCCACATGGGCTGCCGTTTGGCAAGAACCAAAGCCATCCAGCAGGCTTATGCCCAAGTGAGGGCATTTTCTATATTGATGCTGCCGGCCTGGAACGGTGCCTTGCAACAACTGCAGTTGTTCATGAACCCGTTGTACCCCCTAGGTAGGATGAAGAAATCACTATTGCTATGACGGCTACCCACGCTGTCTCCCAGGCAGCATACAGAAATCACACTACAGGGGGATCACCCAACTTATGGCACGCACCATCCGCAACACACACCCAGCACCTACAGTCAAACACCTGGTGTGGCTACGCAGCCAACAGGAGGTGGTGAGGAACCAGTGTGCAAACACTGTCGTCTGAGCGTTAATTTTTACTGCGGGAGCCTCTATGGCTTCCTGACGAACACGCCTACTGAAATATTCACACCACCTATATGGATATAACATAACGCTATAAACTAGCATGCCACAAATATCTTACTCTGGATAAAGGCCTTAACAAAACACATGAAGTACACTTCAAACCCTTACAAGCATACACATTACAAGCATAGACATTCCTATATCCATCAAAGTTACATGCCATAGAACCGGGCTTCTTTCATCAGGAATGCCGCTTCTGTGGAAAATCTCTAAACTATATCATATATGGTCTGGACCTGTCAGGTCAATCCCATGTCAGTGCGCATTTGTCAGCCAGCGACCATGGAGTGGGAGGCAGCTATGATTAGCGAGCAGCTTGAGGACCAAGCCTAGCTCCTCGACCAAGCAAGGGCGACAGCATCAGCCAACGGACTCCCAGACTAGGAACACTGACCACACCAGTCCCTCACACCTAAACATGTCAATAAACCATTTTTGCCACCACCATCCCAACCTAGCGTTCTTTAATGTGTGCCGACATCGCGCTGCACGTGGTACCTAGCTATGGTAGAATAGCGATGATGCAAATATCATGGGTTGTAAAAATACTCGTACCAAACCAATACTCTCCCAAACCCGGTCAGAACGCACCACATCAACCCAGAAGCATTCAAAACTGACTACTCAAAATGTGGCCAAAGAACCATGATGGAGCACATCTTTTGGAACTGCCCCACGGACCCACCGCCCGAAGAACTCCAGAAGCTTGTAGGCTCGCAAATGTGGGAGACCCTACCGGCCAGATCTGATCTGGAAGTGCAAGTCCAGGTCACAGCATGAGCACAGGAGGTCGCCTTCAGCGCTAACTGAGGGCCTCTTGGCGGGGTCAACAGAACCCATCACTCCCAGTACCGATATTAGAGCTTTACAACTGACCGATGATCAATTATGGAAATGCATGCACGCAAATCAGTTTACACCTTGTGGGATCTATTACGACCGCGCACCACCGCTCAGTGTTCAAAGCACATACTGCATGACTGATGATAAAAGCCTTCactgttcgagtgcagtgctTGAAGCTGTAGGGCAAGGTCACAGCTCCTGCATTTGTATCATCCATAGTTGTGCGGGTAGTTGCATTAAGAGACAGGACAGGGTTATTGGAGAagtatgggaaaggcctttggcctgcagtggacgtaatcaggctgatgttgatgtgTCCGGAACACCTGAAATTCTTCACATTGTACACAACGTACTTCGGCTAAGGAATTTTATGAATTCGTATCAGCCATGACTGTAATTATCGAGATTCCAGGGTATACCAGCAACTGCTGCAGGAACAGTTTGGACATGGTAGCACGCACGAAAGCAAAGTATTGTTATATGCTCAGGGAGCTGTCAGCTTGCTTTGCCATTTTTATCTCTGTTGGTGGCAGGTAAACGTAAAATTAATTTACAACCATAGATTCATGTGACAGCTTCCCTGTGGTGTGGTCTCTTGTCCCATCACCAGTCTCATTCTCTATTCTGAGTCTACTTTTTAATTTATGTAATTTCATGCCTTCTATCATCATTTTGGTGTCTTTTATAGCTGATGACATGACGTTTATCTCACACAAAGCTGTTAGAGGGTTAATGCTCATTCTGAGCTCCAAAATTCAAAGGTTTTGAATGACTGCCAAAGGACTTGCCAAAATTTActcaagaatgaacaaacacagtGGCTTACTAAATCAACATTTTCTACAAATCACAAATATAACTTACTGCACAAGGAGCTTCTACCAACAAAATCACACAAGTTGCTTTTCAGTCGCAGCTTTCTTGAAAGCTCAGCATCCTCTATTTTCCAGCTCCACGTTTACACCAAGCGTGTCTTATCCTTTCTCTTTAACACACTGCTCAAACTGTTGGTCTTTTATCACCCATGCCACGTCATTAGTAGCTTCTGTTTTGTTACTGAAGTCATTGAACTATCCAAGTCAAAACAGCTCCTTGCAACCTTTTTTTTGTTCGTCCAACCTTCGATTTCTTCACCCAGACAATGCTTTTTATGCATCTGCTTCTTTCTagcttaaaaaaaaatacagtaatGATACCTTGCTGAAGCCACAGAAGGCCACAGTTCCTTTATGATCTGCAGATTAAGGATGCCACCTGCTCCGTTCACAGCATCACAAAAAATCCACTGTGATAAGCGAGAAATTGgcttcaaaattttcatggtaaATTGCTAACTCTTGCTACATTCCTGCTCCCATGCCGTTGGCTCAGAACTTTGACAGGATTTGATGCCACATATCAGTTTCGAACTGGCCAAGTCAAGTTCAATGTTTTTTTGCTAAAAGTTTGAAACAGCTTGAAATTTGCAGAGCTTTCGAAACAATGCAACATCACAAAGCTGACCGCATGTATTCAGCTCCGCGTGCACGGACCTTTCAGGTATTGGACAACTGAGCGGTGACAGACCATCCGGCCGCGAACGTCAAGAAGACTCAGCTGTGGGGCGCGTCAAACTCTTCACACTTTATTGCAACATCGTGATGAATGACATGGGGGAATATTTACAAGCCCGACCGGCACTGCCTCAGTCTTCGGCCTTCTCGGGCGGCGGTCCGCACGGCTGCAGCATCTTCTCCATGATGTTGAAGCGCACGCGGGCCTTTGTCTCGTTCTCGACGACCGCGAAGTAGTTGAGGACGTCGAAGTGACCCAGGTACGAGGCGTAGGTGTCACGGTGCTGGTTCACCAGCCACTCGTAGCGGCCCGTGTCCGCGTGGCCCGTGCCGATGTACTTGGACTGCAGGTGCTCCAGCTGGCTGTGGATGTTGTACCGGTCGCCCATCTTCGCTTCTCGTGCGCCCGCTGCCGATCACAAACTCGGCACAAAGTTTTGAGGGGAGTTCACGACACGCAACGCAAGGCTGGCGAAGCTCACAGCTCACAACAACACGGCACCGATCAAGCGATCAAGGCACGAATATGACACAATGGATCGAAACGCAAATCAATCGTCGACCGCGTGTACACACGAGCTGCAAGAAAACTGCTcataattatgatgatgatgatgctagcgTAGATGATGATGAAATTGATGATGGCGAGCTTAACGCTCGTGCTCAAACGTTATGTCAACGTCTTAACAACGGTCAATTTAATTTCAACATAAAATGTCTCTAAAATCAAGTTttttctttcattaataaaaCAACGCAGCGCCGAATATGCGTTACAgtgctgcttaaaaaaaaaaaaattaacgtatGTGTATCCAAAGTGTTCACGAACACAGTTTATTATAATCAGTTATTTTTTAGTAATGTGCAACAAAAAACTTCTTCGCAAAACAGTAATTAATAACTGTGCATCACTTTCACAGTTCAACAAGTCCAGCCAACGGTCCAACACCAGCCGCACCCTTGCAGCCGTAGCCCCGTTCCCCATAGCAACAGTTGATAAGAACGCCGAATGGCCGCCTAGGACAAGGAGGAATGACGGCTTACATTTCGTTGTTCGTTTAGCATACGTAGTATTGCTTGTGCGCGTTATTATTTGGCACCGAAGTACTCAAGATAGAGTTGATTCACCGATCGCTGCACTGGAGCGGCTGCAGTTCTAAGGCAGCAGGTTCAAAGACTCGGGATCCGTCGGGTCGACAAACGCGGCGATGGGTGGTTGCTGCGCGGTCGGTTGCTCGAACCACAGCAAAAACGGCGTGCGTCTCTTCCAGTTTCCTAGGGACCCTGAGCGGCGCAGGATTTGGTGTCTGCGCATCAGCCGAGCTTACTGGGTGCCCTCTGCAAGAGCCGAACTGTGCGAGGTAAGTACGCCGAAGCGCCGCTCTTACGCTAAAGACAGAGCGTTTAACATGCCAACGCAGCACTGTGGGCTGTGAGATAGGTCTTACCTAGTGGAGAGCCACCTCGTGGGGCCACCATAGTGCAGGACTCCAAACGTCATAGTCTAGAGCGAGGTGCTCATATCGAACTCTGCAGTCGGGAAAGCCCGATTGGAACTGGCCAAATACAACCAGTTAGAAGAACCAATAGAATTTCATTTGGTTCCAGATGTGTTTTGGACTGTTACAACTGCATTTTCGACTTCGGTTTCGTTCAAGAACGGCCTTCAGGGAAGGTGGTACTGTTGCTGTGTATGGAGGTATGAAGCGCCTCCTTGGGATACGGGTTTTCTGTAGCTAGTTCCGACATGCCACCTCCCTAAACGGCGAACACTGTTACCCTTCCTATAAGTGGCATTGCGGGCCAGATGACAGCTGTAGTGATGTGGAAGATGCCCAAAGCACCACGGTGTAGTTGAGACACTGAAGCGAGCAAGCCGCATAGCCctagtagctttggg containing:
- the Sf3b5 gene encoding splicing factor 3b subunit 5 produces the protein MGDRYNIHSQLEHLQSKYIGTGHADTGRYEWLVNQHRDTYASYLGHFDVLNYFAVVENETKARVRFNIMEKMLQPCGPPPEKAED